A window of Rhododendron vialii isolate Sample 1 chromosome 11a, ASM3025357v1 contains these coding sequences:
- the LOC131306552 gene encoding co-chaperone protein p23-1-like — MSRHPTVKWAQGHDKVYITIELPDAKDVKFKLEPEGKFFFSATSGVDNIPYEIDMDLYEKVDVNESMANVGLRNICYLIKKAENKWWSRLLKQEGKPPIFLKVDWDKWVDEDEGQDSKSGADMDFGDIDFSKLNMGGGDFDSDGADVDEGDDDSDTEEENVDEVSGKKNGKGAAPAIGEHGAKA; from the exons ATGAG CCGTCATCCTACGGTAAAGTGGGCCCAGGGACATGATAAGGTGTACATCACCATTGAGCTACCAGATGCCAAAGATGTGAAGTTTAAACTGGAGCCAGAGGGGAAATTCTTCTTTTCTGCCACGAGTGGCGTAGACAACATACCTTACGAAATAGATATGGATCTCTATGAGAAAGTTGATGTAAAT GAGAGCATGGCTAATGTTGGCTTGAGAAACATCTGCTACCTTATAAAGAAGGCAGAGAATAAATGGTGGAGCAGACTGTTGAAGCAGGAAGGAAAACCACCCATCTTTTTGAAAGTTGATTGGGATAAATGGGTTGATGAAGATGAGGGGCAGGATAGTAAAA GTGGAGCGGATATGGACTTTGGTGACATTGACTTCTCG AAGCTTAACATGGGTGGTGGAGATTTTGACAGTGATGGTGCTGACGTTGATGAAG GAGATGATGACAGTGACACTGAAGAGGAGAATGTGGATGAAGTATCCGGCAAGAAGAATGGCAAAGGAGCTGCACCTGCTATTGGTGAACATGGGGCAAAAGCTTGA
- the LOC131306553 gene encoding pentatricopeptide repeat-containing protein At1g34160, translating into MAFVDSLLQNCHSLSHIKQLHAHLTTTGLFPFHRSKLLDRCATSPSPSLSLLPYATFVFRHTPFPSTNDYNAIIRGLALTPTPTRALTCYLHMSRAPTTTTKPDALTCSFALKACARALALPEAAQIHSQVTRFGFGLDALLQTTLLDVYAKAGDLDGARKVFEEMASRRDIASWNALIAGLAQGSRPSEALEMFKRAGSEGLRANEVTVLGALSACSQLGATREGEKIWEYVRGEGLDLNVQVCNAAIDMYAKCGFVDKAYQIFERVCRKSLVTWNTMIMALAMHGDGRRAMELFEEMGRFGVCPDSVSYLAALCACNHAGLVDEGFRLFNSMAGRGVSPNVKHYGSVVDLLGRAGRLEDAFEIVRSMPVVPDVVLWQTLLGACKTYGNVDMAEQVSRKLVEMGSNSCGDFVLLSNVYAALERWDDVGRVREAMKNRDVKKVPGFSYTEVEGVVHKFLNGDQSHPSWQEIYQKLEEVRFRIEAYGYVPETNYVLHDIGQEDKENALCYHSEKLAVAFGLISISEHAPIQVIKNLRICGDCHAVIKLISKIYEREIIVRDRARFHRFKQGSCSCRDYW; encoded by the coding sequence ATGGCCTTCGTCGACTCACTCCTCCAAAACTGCCACTCCCTCTCCCACATCAAGCAACTCCACGCCCACCTCACCACCACCGGCCTCTTCCCCTTCCACCGCTCGAAACTCCTCGACCGCTGCGccacctccccctccccctccctctctctcctcccctacGCCACCTTCGTCTTCCGCCACACCCCCTTCCCCTCCACCAACGACTACAACGCCATAATCCGCGGCCTCGCCCTCACCCCGACCCCCACCCGCGCCCTCACCTGCTACCTCCACATGTCACGTGCCCCAACAACAACGACAAAACCCGACGCCCTCACCTGCTCCTTCGCCCTCAAGGCCTGCGCCCGCGCCCTCGCCCTTCCCGAGGCCGCCCAGATTCACTCCCAAGTCACTCGATTCGGTTTCGGGCTCGACGCACTGTTGCAGACCACGTTGCTGGACGTGTACGCCAAGGCGGGCGATCTGGACGGCGCGCGCAAGGTGTTCGAGGAAATGGCTAGCAGGAGGGATATCGCGAGCTGGAACGCGTTGATTGCCGGGTTGGCGCAGGGGAGCAGGCCGAGCGAGGCGCTGGAGATGTTCAAGAGAGCTGGGTCGGAGGGTTTGAGGGCGAACGAGGTCACGGTTTTGGGTGCCCTCTCGGCTTGCTCGCAGCTGGGTGCTACAAGAGAGGGTGAGAAGATATGGGAGTACGTTAGGGGCGAGGGGTTGGATTTGAACGTGCAGGTTTGCAACGCGGCGATCGACATGTACGCGAAGTGTGGGTTTGTGGACAAGGCTTATCAAATTTTCGAGCGTGTTTGTAGGAAGAGTCTTGTTACGTGGAATACGATGATCATGGCGTTGGCAATGCACGGGGATGGCCGTAGGGCGATGGAGCTTTTTGAGGAAATGGGTCGATTCGGGGTGTGTCCGGATAGTGTGAGCTACCTCGCGGCGTTATGTGCTTGTAACCATGCTGGACTGGTGGATGAGGGGTTTAGGTTGTTCAATTCGATGGCGGGGCGTGGAGTGAGTCCTAATGTGAAGCATTACGGCAGTGTGGTTGATTTGTTGGGTAGGGCCGGACGGCTTGAAGATGCTTTTGAGATCGTGAGATCGATGCCAGTGGTCCCTGATGTGGTGCTTTGGCAGACTTTGCTAGGGGCGTGCAAGACTTACGGGAACGTCGATATGGCAGAGCAAGTCTCTAGGAAGCTTGTGGAGATGGGTTCCAACAGTTGCGGGGATTTCGTGTTGTTGTCCAACGTATATGCAGCACTCGAGAGGTGGGACGATGTGGGGAGGGTGAGAGAAGCGATGAAGAACAGAGACGTTAAGAAGGTTCCAGGGTTTAGTTATACTGAAGTGGAGGGTGTGGTGCACAAATTTCTCAACGGCGATCAAAGCCATCCGAGTTGGCAGGAGATCTATCAGAAGCTCGAGGAGGTTAGGTTTAGGATTGAGGCATACGGGTATGTGCCGGAGACGAATTATGTGTTGCATGATATAGGGCAGGAGGACAAAGAGAATGCATTGTGTTATCATAGTGAGAAGTTAGCTGTGGCTTTCGGTTTGATTAGTATTAGCGAGCATGCTCCAATTCAAGTGATAAAAAATCTTAGAATTTGTGGGGATTGTCATGCTGTGATCAAACTGATTTCGAAGATTTATGAGAGGGAAATTATTGTGAGGGATCGAGCTCGGTTTCATAGATTCAAGCAGGGATCCTGTTCCTGCAGAGATTATTGGTAA
- the LOC131306555 gene encoding very-long-chain aldehyde decarbonylase GL1-9-like, with translation MVFWEGYVSDEAMGTFAPVMVYWLYAGFYQLLPPLDNYRLHTRKEEEERNLVPLWSVVKGVLLNQLVQVAVAHGIFLLTSQASSSGVAVHPSLPVQILQIAIAMLVMDASQYFMHQYMHQNKFLYRHVHSQHHRLVVPYAIGASYNHPLEGLLDTFGGVISFLISRMTARTAVIFFCFMAIKNVDDHCGLWLPGNIFHLLFQNNSAYHDIHHQLQGTKYNYSQPFFPIWDKLLGTHMPYRVVKRADGGFEARVAKD, from the exons ATGGTATTCTGGGAGGGTTACGTGAGCGATGAAGCCATGGGGACATTTGCCCCAGTTATGGTGTATTGGTTGTACGCGGGGTTTTATCAGTTGTTACCGCCACTAGACAATTACCGTCTGCACACcagaaaagaggaagaagagaggaaCTTGGTGCCGTTGTGGTCTGTCGTCAAGGGTGTTTTGCTGAATCAGCTTGTTCAGGTCGCTGTTGCTCATGGGATCTTCTTG CTAACCTCCCAGGCAAGTTCATCTGGAGTCGCAGTTCATCCCTCACTTCCGGTCCAAATTCTGCAAATTGCTATAGCAATGCTGGTCATGGACGCCTCGCAGTATTTCATGCATCAATACATGCACCAAAATAAGTTCTTGTACCGTCACGTCCATTCCCAACACCATAGATTGGTTGTCCCATACGCAATCGGGGCCTCCTACAATCACCCGCTCGAGGGACTTCTAGACACTTTTGGTGGGGTTATCTCCTTCCTCATCTCCAGAATGACTGCTCGGACGGCTGTGATTTTCTTCTGCTTTATGGCAATCAAAAACGTTGATGACCACTGCGGACTATGGTTGCCTGGCAATATCTTCCATCTCTTATTCCAGAACAACTCTGCTTATCATGACATCCATCATCAACTCCAGGGCACAAAGTACAACTACTCCCAGCCTTTCTTTCCCATTTGGGATAAACTTCTTGGAACCCACATGCCTTATAGGGTTGTGAAGCGAGCTGATGGGGGTTTCGAGGCTAGAGTAGCGAAAGACTAG
- the LOC131307056 gene encoding uncharacterized protein LOC131307056 codes for MRRYRSLSPERASDIDPDFDKTLRSFKKSVKAKRERPIARNINFDVMGDQTGAAGGEQGSPLVEYFIPNEYESTSCIVMPTVRANQYEIRPGTLQMLPSFYGKPNEDPYDHLNQFMETSKIICIRDFDKDALKLLLFPFSLKDKAKQWLNSLPANSITSWTQMCEEFLKKYFSIGKTTLHRQEITGFTQHDGEQFHESWERFNDLLRTCPHHAIPKWQLVQSFYQGLTEPHRQLVDSSSGGTFLHKNVNDAWKLFENLSENSQHRASSLRHSRGAASSSSKQRGVYEVQPSNDLTHQVAALTQTLKELITSGQHPLPVGHHPPTFQEACGICASPMHYITDCPSASQYPEFVQEQVSAAQGFSRPGYDPFSPTYNAGWKDHPNFSWRTQNQGSPSSLQQRPHNQSGFNQPRPTYPSTFNQAASQRAPQPFQQAPPPSQAPQPQRSPNFDETMLQGMQTVLQKLQGLESTSQQCNSNTQSIVRLESQIGQLANALSKREEGKLPSQPVSNPRGQFQVDQQHAPNHHQEQAKAVVALRSGRVVETRPTDYTSKKQDARSSVSRPKEKDKILEEEDAPPFVTDTTSPTSPSTSSAVVPPGVPRVPFPAALNSQSPYTKKAAVMEDMIETFKQVKINLPLLDAIRQVPSYAKFLKDLCTQKRRTRTNVTKKVLLAEGVSSVFHTSTAPKLPDPGTPTISCVIGDHIIERALLDLGASVNLMPYSVYEQFGFGELKPTSVTLQLADRSVRIPRGIVEDVLVKVDQFLFPTDFIILDTEPGQASMQSTTIILGRPFLATANANIHVKAGVMDVSFGNMNVRLNIYNSTKYPSTDEDCFAVDVIDDVVEEALPYILTKDPLEACLAHYGHEEYDLGQTIAEVNSVLNHAPPTWRAKFEPLPPLSREPALPSIEAPPKLELKPLPANLKYIFLGSTDTLPAIIASDLTVVQEGQLVDVLRRHKGALGWSVADLKGIDPSVCMHRINCEEDAKPSREMQRRLNPNMKEVVMKEVVKLLDAGIIYPISDSKWVSPTQVVPKKSGIIVVKNDKGESVPTRMTTGWRVCIDYRKLNSMTRKDHFPLPFVDQILERLAGQSYFCFLDGYSGYNQVPVDPADQEKTTFTCPFGTFAYRRMPFGLCNAPATFQRCMMAIFFDMVENFLEVFMDDFSIFGKSFESCLHNLERVLKRCLETNLVLSWEKSHFMVQEGIVLGHVVSKRGIEVDKAKVDLISKLPPPSTVKQIRSFLGHAGFYRRFIRDFSKISKPLCDLLAKDAPFVFDDACMNAFVKLRTALSSAPIMQSPVWSLPFEIMCDASDYAVGAVLGQRVDKVSHAIYYASKTLSDAQLNYTTTEKEMLAVVFALDKFRSYLLRSKIIVYSDHAALRYLLSKKDTKPRLIRWVLLLQEFDLEIRDKKGSENSVADHLSRILIDSACDPLPLKDSFPDEQLFSVSHSQPPWYANIVNYHATGAIPSHWSKQDKDRFFAQVGNYFWEDPELFKYCSDQVIRRCVPESEQQSILTFCHTLECGGHFSGKRTSAKVLQCGFYWPTLFKDAHEFCKACLRCQKVGNC; via the coding sequence atgCGTCGATATCGGTCACTATCACCTGAGAGAGCGTCTGATATCGATCCTGATTTTGACAAAACCCTTAGATCTTTTAAGAAGTCTGTTAAAGCAAAACGTGAGCGCCCAATTGCTCGTAATATAAACTTTGACGTAATGGGCGACCAAACAGGGGCAGCTGGTGGGGAACAGGGCTCCCCAttggtggagtattttattCCAAATGAGTATGAGTCCACTTCGTGCATAGTCATGCCCACGGTAAGAGCCAACCAATACGAGATAAGGCCGGGCACTTTACAGATGTTGCCCTCATTTTATGGGAAACCAAACGAGGATCCTTATGATCACTTGAACCAATTCATGGAAACGAGCAAAATTATTTGCATTCGTGACTTTGATAAGGATGCATTGAAATTACTCCTTTTCCCATTCTCGTTAAAGGATAAGGCCAAACAGTGGTTGAACTCCTTACCGGCAAACTCCATCACCTCTTGGACTCAGATGTGCGAAGAGTTCCTAAAGAAATATTTCTCCATCGGTAAGACAACTCTTCATAGACAAGAGATCACCGGATTTACCCAACACGATGGAGAACAGTTTCATGAATCTTGGGAGAGATTCAATGACCTTCTTAGGACGTGTCCTCACCATGCTATCCCCAAGTGGCAGCTTGTTCAGTCTTTTTACCAGGGTTTGACTGAACCACACCGCCAACTGGTTGATTCTTCTAGTGGTGGGACCTTTCTGCATAAGAATGTGAATGATGCATGGAAGTTATTCGAAAATCTTAGTGAAAACTCTCAACATCGTGCATCGTCCCTCAGACATTCGAGAGGGGCAGCGTCTAGTTCTTCCAAACAGAGAGGGGTCTATGAGGTTCAGCCCTCTAATGACCTTACACATCAAGTAGCTGCCTTGACCCAAACATTGAAAGAATTAATCACTTCAGGTCAACATCCTCTCCCTGTGGGACATCATCCGCCCACTTTTCAGGAGGCGTGTGGGATTTGTGCTAGTCCCATGCATTACATCACTGATTGTCCTTCTGCTTCCCAATATCCAGAGTTTGTGCAAGAGCAAGTTAGTGCTGCACAAGGGTTCTCCAGGCCAGGCTACGACCCATTTTCTCCCACATACAATGCTGGCTGGAAAGATCACCCAAACTTTTCTTGGAGGACGCAAAATCAAGGCAGTCCCTCCTCTTTGCAACAGAGACCGCACAACCAAAGTGGTTTCAACCAACCAAGGCCCACTTATCCAAGCACTTTTAATCAAGCGGCTTCCCAAAGGGCACCACAGCCTTTCCAACAAGCACCTCCTCCTTCTCAGGCACCCCAGCCTCAAAGGTCTCCCAATTTTGATGAGACCATGTTACAAGGGATGCAAACTGTGCTCCAAAAACTACAGGGATTAGAGAGTACCAGCCAACAATGTAATTCCAATACTCAATCCATAGTGCGGTTAGAATCCCAAATTGGCCAACTGGCCAATGCGCTTAGCAAGAGAGAGGAGGGTAAGCTACCCAGCCAACCAGTTTCCAATCCTAGGGGTCAATTCCAAGTTGACCAGCAGCACGCTCCTAACCATCACCAGGAGCAAGCTAAAGCAGTTGTGGCCCTTCGATCGGGCCGGGTTGTAGAGACTAGGCCTACAGATTACACTTCGAAAAAGCAAGATGCTCGATCTTCTGTTTCTAGGCCTAAGGAAAAGGACAAGATCCTTGAAGAGGAGGATGCGCCTCCTTTTGTTACTGATACCACTTCACCTACTTCTCCTTCCACCAGTTCCGCCGTGGTACCACCAGGTGTACCACGTGTCCCTTTTCCAGCGGCTCTTAATTCACAATCTCCTTATACTAAGAAAGCTGCTGTGATGGAAGATATGATTGAGACTTTCAAGCAAGTCAAGATAAATCTTCCTCTTCTGGATGCCATTCGGCAAGTCCCCTCATACGCTAAATTTCTTAAGGACCTTTGCACTCAAAAGCGTAGAACTCGAACCAATGTTACAAAAAAGGTCCTTCTAGCTGAGGGTGTCTCCTCTGTTTTCCACACTTCTACTGCCCCTAAGTTGCCCGATCCAGGGACCCCCACAATTTCATGTGTCATAGGTGACCACATTATAGAAAGGGCACTTCTGGATCTCGGGGCCAGTGTTAATCTTATGCCATACTCTGTGTATGAGCAGTTTGGGTTTGGGGAGTTGAAACCCACATCGGTGACTTTACAGTTGGCGGACCGATCCGTTAGAATCCCAAGGGGCATTGTCGAGGATGTATTGGTCAAAGTTGACCAATTTCTTTTCCCTACAGATTTTATCATCCTTGACACAGAGCCTGGCCAAGCATCCATGCAATCCACCACCATCATACTTGGTCGTCCTTTCTTAGCTACAGCCAATGCTAATATCCATGTCAAGGCCGGGGTGATGGATGTGTCTTTTGGAAACATGAATGTTAGGCTTAATATTTACAATTCCACCAAGTACCCTTCCACGGATGAAGACTGTTTCGCAGTCGATGTCATAGATGATGTCGTGGAGGAAGCTCTTCCCTACATTCTCACTAAGGACCCTTTAGAGGCGTGCTTGGCCCATTATGGCCATGAGGAGTACGACTTAGGTCAAACCATTGCAGAGGTCAACTCAGTGCTCAATCATGCACCTCCAACATGGCGAGCCAAGTTTGAACCATTACCACCCTTATCACGTGAGCCTGCGCTCCCTTCTATAGAGGCCCCTCCGAAGCTTGAGCTGAAGCCACTCCCGGCCAATCTCAAGTATATCTTTTTAGGGTCTACAGATACTCTTCCTGCGATTATCGCGTCTGACCTTACTGTCGTGCAGGAGGGTCAGCTTGTTGATGTGCTTAGGAGGCACAAGGGTGCTTTAGGGTGGTCGGTAGCGGACCTCAAGGGGATAGACCCCTCCGTTTGCATGCATCGTATAAATTGTGAGGAAGATGCCAAACCATCTCGAGAGATGCAACGGAGATTAAATCCCAACATGAAAGAGGTGGTAATGAAAGAGGTGGTGAAATTGTTAGATGCGGGTATCATATACCCCATCTCtgatagtaaatgggtgagTCCCACgcaggtggtgcctaagaagTCAGGCATCATCGTGGTGAAAAATGATAAGGGTGAGTCTGTCCCCACTCGCATGACCACGGGGTGGCGAgtgtgcattgattatcggAAGTTGAATTCCATGACTAGGAAGGATCACTTTCCACTTCCATTTGTGGATCAAATCCTAGAACGGTTGGCGGGCCAGAGTTACTTCTGTTTTCTTGATGGCTATTCAGGCTATAATCAAGTGCCCGTTGACCCCGCAGACCAAGAAAAAACCACATTCACCTGTCCGTTTGGCACCTTTGCCTATCGGCGGATGCCttttggtttgtgcaatgcaCCTGCAACCTTTCAAAGGTGCATGATGGCAATATTCTTTGATATGGTGGAGAATTTTCTTGAGGTCTTCATGGACGACTTCTCGATTTTTGGGAAGTCTTTCGAGAGTTGTCTCCATAATCTAGAGAGGGTGCTTAAGCGCTGTTTGGAGACCAATTTGGTGTTAAGTTGGGAGAAGAGCCATTTTATGGTTCAAGAGGGAATTGTGCTAGGTCATGTCGTGTCTAAAAGGGGGATCGAAGTCGACAAAGCTAAAGTGGACCTTATCTCTAAGCTTCCTCCCCCTTCTACCGTCAAGCAAATCCGCTCATTTTTAGGGCATGCGGGGTTTTACCGCCGCTTCATTAGAGACTTtagcaaaatttcaaaacccttGTGCGACCTCCTTGCCAAGGATGCCCCTTTTGTCTTTGATGATGCGTGCATGAATGCCTTCGTGAAGCTTCGTACTGCATTGTCTTCCGCCCCGATCATGCAATCCCCTGTTTGGTCTCTTCCCTTTGAGATCATGTGTGATGCGTCCGACTATGCGGTTGGCGCGGTCCTTGGCCAACGGGTGGATAAGGTGTCTCATGCCATTTACTATGCGAGTAAGACTCTCTCCGATGCTCAATTGAACTATACCACTACGGAGAAGGAGATGCTCGCGGTAGTATTTGCGTTAGATAAGTTTCGGTCCTACCTCTTGAGGTCAAAGATTATCGTGTACTCTGACCATGCCGCGCTACGGTACTTGCTTTCAAAGAAGGACACGAAACCTAGGTTGATTAGGTGGGTCTTGTTGCTACAAGAATTTGACTTAGAAATCCGGGACAAGAAAGGTTCCGAAAACTCCGTAGCTGACCACCTCTCTAGGATCTTGATTGACTCCGCATGTGACCCTTTACCCTTAAAAGACTCTTTTCCAGATGAGCAACTTTTTTCGGTGTCACATAGTCAACCCCCTTGGTATGCGAATATTGTAAATTACCATGCCACTGGCGCCATACCTTCCCATTGGTCCAAGCAAGACAAGGACCGATTCTTTGCGCAGGTTGGTAATTATTTTTGGGAGGATCCGGAGTTGTTCAAATATTGCTCGGATCAAGTGATTCGGCGATGTGTCCCCGAAAGTGAGCAACAGAGCATATTGACTTTTTGTCATACTCTCGAGTGTGGGGGACATTTTAGCGGTAAGAGGACCTCGGCAAAGGTCTTGCAATGCGGGTTCTATTGGCCCACACTTTTTAAGGATGCCCATGAGTTTTGCAAGGCATGCCTTCGTTGCCAAAAGGTTGGCaactgttga